A window from Salmo trutta chromosome 29, fSalTru1.1, whole genome shotgun sequence encodes these proteins:
- the LOC115167672 gene encoding kazal-type serine protease inhibitor domain-containing protein 1 produces MVFLCEVFAFPMAMIEWKKDGRDIILPGDDPHISVQSRGGPLKYELSSWLQIEKAGLADAGTYRCVARNELGSISAMAVLGVLGPEEMSVYLTENMTEMMEYGNSEREYDEDDY; encoded by the exons ATGGTGTTCCTCTGTGAGGTCTTTGCCTTTCCAATGGCAATGATTGAATGGAAGAAGGATGGCAGAGACATTATTCTTCCAGGAGATGACCCACACATATCTGTCCAG TCTCGGGGTGGTCCCCTGAAGTATGAGCTCTCTAGCTGGCTGCAGATCGAGAAAGCTGGCCTCGCCGATGCTGGCACCTACCGCTGTGTCGCTCGGAACGAGCTCGGCAGTATCTCTGCAATGGCTGTGTTAGGAGTTCTAGGTCCAG AAGAGATGTCTGTCTACTTGACGGAGAATATGACGGAAATGATGGAGTATGGCAACTCGGAGAGAGAGTATGATGAGGATGACTACTAG